The genomic stretch ACTAGGAGGGAATATCGGGAGCAAAGAAGGGTTGAAACGGTTCTTCCCCTTTCTCAGATCCTGTtcttcagcaaatgtttattaaacTTTTGTCTGTAGCCAACTCTACCCTTGGCCATTCTCCGGAGCTAAATAGCAGGGAGTCTGGGCCAGTCCTGGGGAGTTCCCAGTCTGGCTGAGGAGTTAGGCCTCTTCCTCTGGGAATAACTAGACCAATGTATGGGCTGAAGTAAGTGCTTGCTAACTCTCTGGACATTCTTAACATCCCAGGACCTAATCCTATAGGACAAATGGCTCTAAGTCCTACAAAATATCAGAATGAAGTTATGCCAGCTGGACGAGTCAAGAAAGGCTTCTAGGGGATGGGAAGTTCGTGCCAGAATAGGATAAGATAGGATTCTGGTAGCCAGAGAAGAGGGTACAAGGTATTCCAGCAGAAGCTCCAGCAGAAGCAAAATTGGAGGCTGGCCGGTTCATGTTCGTGAGGGGTGGTTAGGCCAGCCTGGCTGGGTTGAGCATACGAAGGAGGGAATGTGAGTAGAGGTGAATGAGAGCTGAGGTCAGAGTTTGGTTTTCTTCTGACACCTGGGTATTTTGACCATGTTTGGACTGGATGGGGGCAGAGTAGAGGCCAAGGTCTGGGAGGAATCTGGTGTCATGGGCAGGAAGGAGATGCCAAGGTCTGACCAGGGCCAGGGCTGAGAAGCAGGagggaaaagagggaaaagacTTCAGGGGTGTGAGGGCGGAAGAAGCAGGCCTCACCTGTGTGGGATGGTGAAGGGGACGAAGGAGGAGTGTCGGAAGGTCTCCAGGATGAAGGCCTCCAAATAGGGCAGCTGGGGTCTGTCGGAGAGCCGGGGCCGCCGTGCCCTGCCAATCACTCTGTCTACAAGCACGGAGGACAGACACGGCTTAGGGGCTGTCTCCCCTGCTCCACGGCACCTGCGTCCCCATTCATACCGGGCATCACCCTACATGGTCCTATGTAAGTTTACAGGTCTGAGAGCCAGTGACCCTCCAGTATCTTCTAGGCAAGGGTGGGCACCACCGCATGCCCAGGGCTTAGTAGACACATAACAGCTATATGTAGATTGAACAGAGGACCTTGGACCCCAAGGCTTCCCTTCACCAGAGGGCTGGGGGACACCACATACCCAGGTCCTCCTGGATCTTTCTCTGTATCTTAGGATTTGTCACAATGTACATAaggctccaggagatggctgTTGTGATGGTGTCAAACCCTGGACAACATGGGGCACggtgaggaagaaaggaagacaagAGTGAGAAGGCAGTATTTACCAAGCACCCACCATGTATTACTAAGCAtgtctttctctgcttccttccccGAAGATCCTCACCTTGACTTTTCCAAGGGCtgaggcagagtctcctctgcACAAACTTGAGTAACTGCTTTTAAGTTTAGCTGCAGGGATTACAAGGGCCCAGACTTATAGACCAAAGAAGCCTTTATCGTTTAGAAGGGGAAACTGacccagaggaggagagggactTGGCTGGGTTTTCACCAGGAGTTGGTGGTACCTCCTGGGCTCAAACTTTGAGCCTGGGCCTGTACCACCTGACTTGTGGTTGATGGGTTATCTGATGGACCCGAGGGCTAGGCAAGGCTGTGGGTGAGTAGCAGGCACTGAGGGATGGAGGGGCAAGGGTCTGGCTCCTACCGGCCCCAAAGAGGTCGTTAACAAGGTTGACAGTCTTCTCCTGGGAGATGAGGCGACTGCTGGCTTGGGAGTTATCCTCACTGTGCTTGAACAGGGCGCCTACGATGTCCTGGACGCTGTTCTGAGGGGGCATAAGTTTAGGGTCACCCCAGCACTCCTGGGGTGGAAGGCTGGAGCCCCTCGTCCCATCCCTTACGGCCCCAGCTGCTGGCCTCTGGGCAGGAAGTTGAGCTCACACAGCAGCTGGTAGTAGCCCCCTGtgtgtgctgtcgcttcagtcgtgtccaactctgtgaccctatggactgcagcctgccaggctcctctgtccatgggattctccagacaagaaaactggagtgggttgccatgccctcctccagggaatcttcccgacccagggactgagctcatgtctcctgccttggcaggagggttctttatcactagcaccacctgggaagctcagtagCAGCCCTAGGTAGGGCTTAAAGTATCATTTCATACTCCATTGACCCTTCCTCTCAATAACTCCAGGGGTCCAATTTCACAGGAGGAGGTTGGTGTGAGTACAGGGAAGCTAAGTGACATGTGAGCTGGGAATTAGCCTCTGTCAGAGTTCAGGTTCCTGTAAAACAAAAGTCTTCTCCTAATAACAGCACTCCGCATTCTGGGCTCTGCCAGGGCCCCATGCACGGGGTTACCTCTCTGGGGCTTTGAGCAACCCTGAGAAGGCTGCTGTAgcccaaggaaactgaggccagagagggagagagactggccccaggtcacacagctggtctgAGGTGTCCCAGAGACTTCCTGGGCCTTGGCCACACCCCAGCTGTGTGGGTGCCTTGGTGCTGGGGGAGTGGGGCCACACCCAGACTCTAGGGTGCCCTCATACCACCTGCACCCTGGGCTCACCTTGTCAAAGTCCTGGTAGTGCTCCTGGACTGTTTTCCGCACGAACTGCAGGAACCTCTGGTTGAAGCTCTTGAACCTTTGCAGACCCGGGTTGGGCAGGTATTTAAGGATGGGGAAGAAGTCCACAGGATTCCCAGAGATGGCGGATTCCACGAAATCATGGCTGCTCTCCACCACACTGAGCATCTCCTTACTGCTCTGGGGGAAGTGCTGCCCGAAGCACATGGCACCGATGACATTGGCCACCGATGCCACCACGTGGCCATAGGGGTCGAAGTGCCCAGGCCCTGACATCAGCTCCTGGAACTTGCCCAGGAGGGCCTCAGCCTCCTTGCTCACATGATCCTCCAGgtagcaggaggaggaggaagatgggtCTGAGGCCACGGAGAAGGTGTTGAGAGCATTCTGGGCCAGGCGTCGCCGGGCAGCCCACACCGGTCCAGAGTCTGGGTTGAAGGTCATGCTCTGGCCTTCAGTGATCAAAGTGAAGCTGTAGAGGTCGGGCCGGCCCTTGAAATCATCGCCCTGCCGCACCAGGGCCTGCCGGATGGTGTCCAGGCCGCTGAGCACCAGCACGGGTGTGCAGCCAATGCGGATCTGCAGCACGTCCCCATAGCGCTGGCTCAGCTGCGACAGGACCACGTGTGGGTTCTTCCCCAAGGTCAGCACGTGCCCGAGCAGGGGCCAGCCCCAGGGCTCTGGTGGACTCTTCAGGCCTTGAGGGACCCGAGGCCGCCAGGTCCTGACCACCCAGAATACCAGGCAGAAGACGGCAGAGGCCAGGAGAAGCTCCATGGCTGAGAAGGGACTGGGCTGGGACAGTGCCATCTGTACCCACTgcaggggaagaggaaggaggggcgAGATGGAGCCATTCATTCACTTGTTTATTCAGTCAATAAGCACTTGCCCACATTCTGTCCTTGGTTCCCAGGCAGACAGACTGAGCAAGACGGAGCTACATCCACTAAATTACATAGGTCCTGCATCCCAGGACCTCATCCACAGTGCATCACAGAATCTGAGGCCTGGAAAGGAGCCCTGAGATTCCCAACATGAGTGTCTGAACTCCCAGCCCTggccctcccctctgcccatcACCTGCTTCCAATTCTGAGGCTGAAGTGATCACTTCAAAATGGGAAAGCACTCTTGTGAACCCCAGTGCAGGGTGTATGCTCGGCCTTGTGCCAAAGGGTGCCTCCTTATACCCTGGGAACAGGGAGCTGCTCCCCTCTTCGCAACACTGATGAGACCAAGATCCCAGGGCTCATGCAAATGGCTTTTGATGCCCTCTTCCCTAGGCCATTCCTTATTAAGACCCCAAAAAGAGGGCAAATCCTCATTCtctcagtctttttatttttatttttttggctgtgcagcttATTACGTGGGAATCTCAGtttccagactagggattgaactgtgCCTCCTGGAGCGGAAATGGAGAgacctaacccctggaccaccagggaagtctctcacaTCTCTcactgcttttaaatatttatttatttggctgctttgggtcttagttgtagtgCGTGGACTTCATTGCTCTGTAGCGTGTGGGagcttagctccccgaccagggactgaacctgcatctcctgcattgcaaggaggattcttaaccactggaccaccagggaaatcctccccTCACAGTCTTGAAGGCTGAGCTGGGCTGCAGCCAGGCCAGGGCTATCCTCATGCCAGGTGAAGAGCCCTACCCACCTCTCCACTCGTCACACTAAGGGTCCCTAGATAGGCCCAGTCTAAGCTTCTCATTTACAACTGGGGAAACTGAAGTTTGGAACTGGGCAGCAAGAACTAGAACTCAGGCTTCCTACACCTAACCCAGGGTCCCTGCATCCCTCCATTTCCAGTGATTCCCCGGATATATATCGGGGGATCCCAAGGGCTAAGAAAGGGGCCCACAAAATGTACCTGTAGAGGCAGGTGCTGGAGGTCAGCAGGATTGTGGGCGCTGATCCAGAGCTTCTGGCCCCAGCTGAGGGGACTTTTATAAACAGCACCACTATCAGATTGGCCCTGCCATCCTGGTCACCTGATAGCAAAGTGGCCGAAAAAAGTTGAAAGGATTAGCTCTTGGCCTTGGGCCACAAAACCCAGCTCCACCTACCCCCTAGGGCCCAGAGGCAGCTCTTCCATAGCACCTATGTCTGTAGACATAGGTGCTATGTCCCTGGGGAGGAAGATCCAGCTTCTCTCAGGATCCAGTCAGGAGGGAATGCTTCCTTCTCACATGGGCAGGACAGGGTGCTAAGGAGTGAAAGCCCTCTGGGCTAGTCCAGATCACTTTCCCATTGCCCCCATGAGGAAGTCCCCCACCTGGGCACTCCATCCAGGCTTATCAGCAGGGTAGGCTCCTGTAATGCCCCTCCAACAACCTGTGAAACCAAATAAAGAATAGGCATGTTCtggccatcacttcatggcaaacagatggggaaacaatggaaacaggcagattttattttcttaggctctaaaatcactgcagatggtgactgcagccatgaaattaaaagacacttgctccttggaagaaaagcaatgacaaacatagacagcatattcaaaagcagagacatcactttgccaacaaaagtcaatctagtcaaggctatggtttttccggtagtcatgtatggatgtgagaattggactataaagaaaaccgagcactgaataattgatgcttttaaactgtggtattggagaagactcttgagagtcccttggacagcaaggagatcaaacaagtcaatcctaaaggaaatcaactctgaatattcattggaagactgatgctgaagctgaagctgcaatactttggccacctgatgtgaagagccaactcattggaaaagaccttgatactgggaaagattgagggcagaggagaaggcgatgacagaggatgagatggttggatgacatcaccaactcaatgaacatgagtttgagctagctccaggggacagtgaaggacagggaagcctggcaggctgcagtccgtgggttcacaatgcatctgacatgacttagcaactgaacaacaatgttctGGCCACCTCTGAATTCCAGGCTGGGTCCTTAATCTGAAAACAAGAGATGATGAGGATCATACGTTCTAAAGGGAGGCTTCCTCAGCCTCCTCCCTCTTGGTGAGAGATGGTAAAAGTGGATGAAGAAAATTCATGCTGTGAGCTCTTCTCCACAGCAACTAGCTTGGAATCTTCAAAGTGGTGGATttcattaagaaaaggaaaaaggaagacaggGGCATTTTCTAGAGCAAAGAGACTAAAGCGACACAACTACCAAATGCAGTATGTGAAGCTTGGTTGGaccctggattaaaaaaaattttttttaagccacaaaAGACATTAGGGGAACAACTGAAGACATATGGACAAGGATTGGAGATTAGATGATATTATGGAATTAATGTTAATTTTCTTAGGTACAAGCCTAGTGTGATTAGGTGggagaatattttagaaaaattcctAGGAGATTAACACTCTTAGGAAACGAATATTATAAGGTTTTTTGGGGAGTggtgtttgttgttttgttttgttttgtttttggcttgcCACGTGCCtgccaccagactgccagggaagttctcaATACCGTAATGTTTAGGGGATGAAGTGTCAGCATGATTTCTGCAATTTACTTTTAAATGGttttcttccaaaatatacaactaTCTGTTTATCTCTATAGAGAGGAGAGAGTAGACAGGACAGATGTCAGCTCTCTGAGAAGGTGCGAGATTGTCTATGGTAGGGAAGGGAGCCTTGAGGTGGAGGGCTGTCGCTTGgtaaggagttccctggtggttctctCCTGCCCCAGCTCACAAAGCCAAGCGAAGGAGTTCCAGGATTCTCAAACCTTAAGAGCAGGATACCGTGAGAAGGGAAAGCCTCCGCTGTAAGTGCAGATGGGCAGGAGTGGGGTGAGGGGACCTGTGGCCTTTGTGTGTCTATCACTTACTTTACAGCACTCCATGCTTATGGGCCCAGTGTAATTATAAGAGctttatatttgttaaaaaacATTCCCAGTAATCCCGTGGGGTGGAAATTAATACTATTGTCAGATTACAATGGGGTAAAAGAGGCACAAAGAAGTTATACAATTTTTTTGTAGGTCacataacttccctggtggctcagatggtaaagaatctgccggcaatgtgggagacctgtgttggagacccaggtttgatccctgggttggaaagattctctggaggagggcatggcaacccattctggtattcctgcctggagaatccccatggacagaggagcctggcgggctacagtccatgaggtcacacagagtcagatacgactgagtgactaaacccaGCACACAGCAGCGCATTAGAGCTGGGATTCTAACCTTCAGGAGACTGTGCCCCAGACCACAGCAGTCACCTGCTCAAATCGTGTCCCTGGATCTGGgggagacttgtggacacagaggctGAGCAGAGCAGCCTGTGATGACAGGGGTAGCAGAGGGCAGCCTGCATAGCCCAAGCAGGGTACCTTACCAGAATGTGAGTCTCCTAAGGGCTGGGTGGACATGCTGAAGGGAGCTGGACTTGAACTGCATGGATGAGACCTGGCTACAGAGGGGAGGGGACCCCAGCAGTGACAGGCTACAGGGAGTACTTTGTGGGACTCAGCTGAGGGTGAGCAAGAGGTCAGCCAGAGTCCAGCAGCTGTGTTAGGAACTGTTTGATGTGGAGGACACGTTGGGGCTAAAAGGCACTCGATGAAAAGCTGGCAGTGGAATGTCTGCTACACACAAGGGCATTTGGAGCTAAGAGAAGATAAACTGCACCAGCCAAACAGAAAGAGATTGGCTCATCTTCCAGcaccctccctctttcctctccctaGTGGGGGGTCAGGAGGGTGTGAGGTGGGATGATGGGGGGTGTTCGGGACATGGTGGGGACGGGGATGGGGGAGTGGGCAAAGTGCAGAAAGAGAGTGTGTCTCTCCCCTTCCCACAAACCAGAAATTTCATGTGAGAAGCATTTTGATTTACTTAGGACTGACTGGACTTTTTGATTCCTAAAAACGAGAAAGCTGTGAGATCAACCTGTGATGATGTCAAAGGGCAAGGCTGGGGGAGTCTGACAAGGGCACAAGGCCTGTTGGAGGATCGTGGCTGAGAGGAAAGGGAAGCTGTTTTATCTTTGTATCTGCATTGGGTTTAGCTCACTGTTATAAAATTATTGAGGTTTGAGGTTAGGGTAGGTTTTGTAGAAATCGActatttctctctgtctctctcctcctgtcttttccttcctctctctctctaatgATCTAAAGTCATACTTTATTCAAATTTTCATAGTTTTTCCTAATGTCCTTTTGTCTCTTCCTGTTCTCAGATCTCATCAAGGAGGATGATACGTTATACAGAGTCATTGTTTTTCTAGGCTTCCCTTGGTTGAGATGTTTTTCAGACATTGTTTTTTCAGGAGAACTGGACAGATATTTGGTAGAATGTTCAGCTATTGGGATTTGTCTGATGCTTTCCTCAAGGTAAGACTGGGGTTATGGACTATTGGCAGGAAGACCACAGGAGAAAAGGGCCGTTTTCGTCACATCATATCAACGGTACATACTGTCAACCTGACAGGAAGGTTGATGTTCGTAGTGATCAGCTGACTGAAGCAGAGTTTACCAGATTTCTCCATGGGAACATCACTCATCCTCGCCCTCCATATTGTGCTGTTTGGAAGGAAGTCACGTGCACAGTCCACATCTAAAAGGATTGGGGGTTCTGCTCCCCTCCCTGAGGATGGAATCTCTATGTAAAttatttggacttctctggtagctcaggcagtaaagaatctgcctgcagtgcaggagacctgtgtttgatccgtgggttgggaagatcccctggagaaggacatggcaactcactccagtactcttacttggaaagtcctatggacagaggagcctggcaggctacagtccatggggtcacaagagtcggacatgacttagtgactaaaccaccatcaccgcATAAGAGATGATTTATCTTTTAAGTGATTTCTTAAAACTTGTTATTGAATTACAAGATACAGAAAAGTGCGAATAATCTGTACAACCCAATGAACATTTTACAGACTTGACAAAAACCATGTAGTCAGTTCTCAGATTAAAACACAGAATGTTAGGAGCACCCTTGAAACTGTTCCCATGTTCCTTCCCCAAGGGGAACAATGACCCCAGTTTCTAATGGCATAAATTAGTtgtgtctgtttttgcttttcatgaaaatgaaatcatgCTGTGTACTTTTTTGGCATGGAATTTTTACAAAAACTAATAGATTTcagtttttggttgttgttgattgagtttattgttatttttgtttgattgaggtataatttacctATAGTAAGATACAAGGATGATAAGTGAACATTTCAGTGAGGTTTTGATATGGGGTACACTCATGTATCCAATccaatatataaagcaaaataaagaatgtTTCCATTACAACAGAaactttcctcctgcccctttgCAATCAGCTCCCCTCCCTATCCCCACAAGCAACcactttatgaatttttaaaatcatagaatAGTTTTCCCTTTGTTGaacattaaaatttttgagaTTTATCAAGGTTGCAAGTTAGATTTCATTTTTCATAGCAGTTTTAGGTTTGTGGAAAAattgggtgaaagaagagagagctccaatatgcctcctcctcctccaatcAGTTTCCTCAATTATTAACTTCTTGCCTTAGTGTGATACATTTGTTGCAATTGGTGAATGAATATTAATACAATAGTATCAACTAAGTCCAGAGTTTACATTAAGATGCACTCTTCATGTTGTACAATTCCATgaattgtcttcatttttaaaactgtggtaaagtataaaacataaaatttatgaTTTCAAACGTTTTTAAAGTGTGTTATTGGCAGACTGTGTACTCTCTTTTCTGGCTCCCGTCGCTTATTCCTTTTTAGATTACTCATCCACAGTGCTGGGTGTAATTCTCATTGCTGTGTGGTGTTCTAATATGAATACACATAATGAGTCCCCATATAAACAGGCAATGAATGTATCCATAGCCATTCAACTGTCGACTGACATTTGGCTTGTTTTCCATATTGGGCTATGATGAGCCCTGCTGTTGTGAACATTCTTGCATGTATTTTTGTAAGAATTTCTGCTGTCTCTGGACCTACGAGTGGAAATGCTAGATGACAGGCTAGGCCAACTCAGGCTAGCGCTAGAGTTCAGGGCTAGTAGATCCTAGCACTGAACAATTTTCTGAAATCGTTGAACCAAATTTCTTTCCACTGGCTGTGACTGAGGGTTCAGTTTACTTCTCATGCTCACCACTACTGGATTGCTTTAAATCTTTTTGACTCCAGCCTTTCTGGAGTGTGTGTTGACTACTTCCCTTTTTAAAACCCCTCAAAGTTCCCTATAGATTTCAGGATAAAGACCAGACTCCTTTGCTTGGCACCCAAAGGCTTCAGTGGCAGCTCTTGCTCACCCCCTCTGGCTCTGTTTGCCACCACAGCCCGGCCCCATTGCCATTGTCTTTCTCCATGTATTGACTCCTTTGACACCTGCACCCCATCCTGCGTTCTCTGGctcctcatttttttttagactgaagtatagttgctttacaatgttgtgttaatttctgctgtacagcaaactaattcaattatatatatatttaccttctTTTTTCCAAActatgaactttttattttgtattagaataTAGCCTATTAACAATATTCTggtagcttcaggtgaacagtgaagggactcagccatacatgtacacacatatcctTTCTCCTGCaagccctcccaccccatccaagctggcatgtatatacacattcttttttaatattcttctccAGTTTGgcttatcatagaatattgagtatagcTTCCTTtttctatacagtaggaccttattgtttatccactCTGTACCTGCCCCTCCTTTTATACCCTGTTCAGCTGCCCCATGCTGGCTGGGTTCAAGCCCCTCCTCTGAGGTCCCACAGGCCTCCCACAGGCCTCACGCTACCCTCCTCAATAAGCACCTGTCATGCTGTTTCCCCCTTcaactgtgagctccttgaaggtcaaggcagctTCTGCTTTTCTTCAGATCTCTAGTATCTAGCTCAGGGAGTGACATGCAGCATGTATCCTGAAAAAGATCTGTTGAATTAGGGTTAGTGTTCACAAGCAAGAACTTTGTGAAAACTTTGTGAAAACTTCGGGCATTTTCCTGCATTGGTTTTCTGGAGCTTGTAAATAATAATCTTTACAGTTGAAATTTAATGAGTACCCACTATGCCCCAAGCTCTGTGCTCTATGCTCAACATCAGCCATCTCTATTTGAGCTTCATAGCAACACTGTGAGGTGGGTACTGTTATTGGCTTCATTTTACAGTTGATGAAATGAAAGCCTGAAGATGGTAAGTAATTTTTCCCAGAGCTAGAGTACGGGAGAGAAGCAGCTCAGTGAGCATGGGGAAGAGGGCTAATCAGGAGGTTATCATGAGAGAAGGCTGATTTAGAGTTGACTATCCAGAGAGGAGTCCAGGGAGACATAGGGTGGGGCTCAGGTTAGGGTGAGGGAACAGGCGCCCGTAGGTCACTAAACGTTTATTTAGCGCACATTCACCCAGCTGGCCAGTGGTCAGAATACAGTAACTGGCAGCCTTTTCCCCTGCTTCTTGTGGGGCAAGTCCTTCTCTGTGACCCTCATCATTCCATTCTCATCTCCGAGGTGGCTCTGGCCACTAAGAGCCATAGTTTTGGGCCAGATCATCACTTAATCTAAACCCTAAATCAGACTATGGACCCCTCAGAGACAGAGGCTGAGTCCCATTTATCTCTGTGCCCAGACCGGGCAGAGAGGAAAGACCTTGATGGACACAGGTGCTGTGGGAAACACAGGGTAATAGTTAAAGCTGAAGGGGGAGGGTGTCTCATAATCTATTACATAAAGACTGGAAGCTTCAGTCTTGGACATCTAATCACCTGCTGCAGGTGTCCACCCAGAGGCCCCAGCATCCTCAACATGTCCAAATGGATGCTGTCTGTCAACCTCCCTGCCCAGACCCCTTCTCTCTGGGTTATCACCCTAGCCAGAAACCTGGGAATCTGCAAAGACTCCTTCTGTTATTCACCTCCTACCAGACTCTCAAGATTCTACTGCCTGAACATCCCTTCTCTCCTTTACTATGGCTTTGCCTGGAGGTGACTCTCAGCGCCACTTCCTGCCTGCACTTTTGGTTCCCACTGACTTTAACAGGTCTCACTGTCTCTAGGCCAGTGTTGTCCAGTAGAACTTTCAGtgataatggaaatgttctatgtttgtgctattcagtagggtagccaccagccacatgtggctgctgagcacttgaaatggcTGGAACAACTGAAATACAAAGTTTTTAATTCTATTCAATTTGAAGTGTAAGTGGCGAGTGACTACTGTATTGGAGGGCATAGTTCTAGgctcctcccatcccatccctacTATCCAGGCTGCATACTGccacccaaatgaactttctgaaATTGCGCATCTGTGCAatccgtgtgtgtgctcagttatgtccgactctttgcggccccatggactgtagttcgcccgactcctctgcccgtggaacgCTGGAATGGggtgcagtggggtgccatttcctactgcaggtggtcttcctgacccagggatcaaggttgcatctcttctatctcctgcacaggtggcttctttatcactagcaccatatTCCTATGTAAAACCCCTTAGTACTGATTTCTTAAGAAACTGATTTCTTAAGAAACTGATTTCTTAAGACATTCAGAAACCAAACTCAAACTCCTTAGGTCAGCCCGTGAGTCATTTCCTACTCatttctttcacttcatttcccACTACACTCTTCCTCTCACGTATCTTTCCCACCAGTCAGAAGGAACTCTTAGAATTCTAATTTTCTGCCTCTGCGcattgttccctctgcctggaatgccctacCCTCCTCCCAACCACTTCTTCCCCATCCAACAAACACTCTCATGGAAATTAATTGCTTCCAGGTTAGAAATGCTTACTTATATTGCAGTACTATGATGCAGGCATGACAAAGCATTCTCATCTCTCCATTAAAGCAAATCCTCCAAAACTCAGCTCCAGGTCCACCTGCTGCGGGGTGTCCTGAACCCTATTCTGGGTAAAATCTTCCTCCATTGGGCATAGCTCTCTCATGGCACAAACACCACGGTGCCATGTTACTTTGGTTTCATTTGCTCTGTCCGGACTATGAACAACTTGGGACAAACTGTGTTCTTATTCACTCAGTTTTAGTATGGTGCCTGTTGCATAGTGGATGTCCAGCTGCAGTCTTTGAGCAGAAATTATGTTGCCAGCCACTGTTCTAGGAGGATACTTACAGCAGCGAATAAGACAGACCTTGCCTTTGTAGAGGAGAATGACAAGAGAACAAACAGATGAACGAGATTATTGCAGACCCAGCTTGTGCTGAAAACCCTCTTTTACCTCCGCACTCACTACCCTCGCCCCTTCTCTGCCCTGCT from Ovis canadensis isolate MfBH-ARS-UI-01 breed Bighorn chromosome 18, ARS-UI_OviCan_v2, whole genome shotgun sequence encodes the following:
- the CYP1A2 gene encoding cytochrome P450 1A2 is translated as MALSQPSPFSAMELLLASAVFCLVFWVVRTWRPRVPQGLKSPPEPWGWPLLGHVLTLGKNPHVVLSQLSQRYGDVLQIRIGCTPVLVLSGLDTIRQALVRQGDDFKGRPDLYSFTLITEGQSMTFNPDSGPVWAARRRLAQNALNTFSVASDPSSSSSCYLEDHVSKEAEALLGKFQELMSGPGHFDPYGHVVASVANVIGAMCFGQHFPQSSKEMLSVVESSHDFVESAISGNPVDFFPILKYLPNPGLQRFKSFNQRFLQFVRKTVQEHYQDFDKNSVQDIVGALFKHSEDNSQASSRLISQEKTVNLVNDLFGAGFDTITTAISWSLMYIVTNPKIQRKIQEDLDRVIGRARRPRLSDRPQLPYLEAFILETFRHSSFVPFTIPHSTTRDTTLNGFFIPKERCVFINQWQVNHDPKLWGDPSEFRPERFLTSDGTAIDKFASEKVLLFGMGKRRCIGEVMARWEVFLFLAILLQRLEFSVPAGVKVDLTPNYGLTMKHPRCEHVQARLRFPTK